From Haloarcula hispanica ATCC 33960, the proteins below share one genomic window:
- a CDS encoding cation diffusion facilitator family transporter: MAGSKSVVIAALIANGAIAILKFFGFLLTGSAAMLSETYHSISDTGNQVFLLIGIRFSERERDRRHPFGYGKAQFFYSFLVSVFLFGIAGWESAKHGYNQLTAGGHGGGGHAGEAVEFLFISFQPPAWLDPLWVNYTVLLGAFVFETYALIKARAEMKRQIDRNDWSGYREAFRKTSDVTTLTALTEDTIALAGIVIALVGLFLEQQTGNPFFDRISALLIGIMLMGFALALAWENKRLLLGESLPTDEEQRLRDVIMQNENVTEIIGFRTVYFGPNEVIVFADLQFDPALDTESMDDEITTLESAMQDTNGDIRKVYIEPES; the protein is encoded by the coding sequence ATGGCAGGGAGCAAATCAGTCGTCATCGCCGCACTGATAGCCAACGGCGCGATTGCGATTCTGAAGTTCTTCGGCTTCCTCCTTACCGGGAGTGCCGCGATGCTGTCGGAAACGTACCACAGCATCTCAGACACCGGAAACCAGGTGTTCTTGCTCATCGGGATTCGGTTCAGCGAGCGGGAGCGGGACCGTCGCCACCCCTTTGGCTACGGCAAGGCGCAGTTCTTCTACAGTTTTCTCGTCTCCGTGTTCCTGTTCGGCATCGCCGGCTGGGAGAGCGCGAAACACGGCTACAACCAACTGACCGCCGGCGGGCACGGCGGCGGTGGACACGCCGGGGAGGCAGTCGAGTTCCTATTCATCTCCTTCCAGCCGCCGGCGTGGCTGGACCCGCTGTGGGTCAACTACACCGTCCTCCTCGGCGCGTTCGTGTTCGAGACGTACGCGCTGATAAAGGCCCGCGCCGAAATGAAACGCCAGATCGACCGGAACGACTGGTCGGGCTACCGCGAGGCGTTCCGCAAGACCAGCGACGTGACGACGCTGACCGCGCTCACTGAGGACACCATCGCGCTGGCAGGCATCGTCATCGCGCTGGTCGGCCTGTTCCTCGAACAGCAGACCGGCAACCCGTTTTTCGACCGGATCTCCGCGCTGCTCATCGGGATTATGCTGATGGGCTTCGCCCTGGCCCTGGCCTGGGAGAACAAGCGCCTCCTCCTGGGGGAAAGCCTCCCGACGGACGAGGAACAGCGACTCCGTGACGTCATCATGCAGAACGAGAACGTGACGGAGATCATCGGCTTCCGGACGGTCTACTTCGGGCCGAACGAGGTCATCGTCTTCGCGGACCTACAGTTCGACCCGGCACTCGATACTGAGTCGATGGACGACGAGATAACGACCCTCGAATCAGCGATGCAGGACACTAACGGCGACATCAGGAAAGTCTACATCGAGCCGGAGTCGTAG
- a CDS encoding metallophosphoesterase, whose product MLTVISDTHGTDDHRLSGRTLDAVREADHVLHAGDFMTERVLDAIDAECDELTGVVGNNDRPAVRARLPDVATVSWEGLTIVVVHGHEHTETALGMLARQENADIVVVGHSHKPVLTDFGGWTLVNPGSYADPRRYQPAHAELDVMAGDVRVRLRSPDGTPISTTIVER is encoded by the coding sequence ATGCTCACTGTCATCTCAGATACGCACGGGACGGACGACCATCGACTGTCAGGTCGGACGCTTGATGCTGTCCGCGAGGCCGACCACGTTCTCCACGCGGGCGATTTCATGACCGAGCGGGTCCTCGATGCTATCGACGCCGAATGCGACGAACTGACCGGCGTCGTCGGGAACAACGATAGACCGGCGGTCCGCGCCCGCCTCCCCGACGTTGCGACCGTCTCCTGGGAGGGGCTGACCATCGTCGTTGTCCACGGCCACGAGCACACCGAAACCGCCCTCGGGATGCTGGCTCGGCAGGAAAACGCCGATATCGTCGTCGTCGGACACTCGCACAAACCCGTACTGACTGATTTCGGCGGCTGGACGCTGGTCAACCCGGGCAGTTATGCGGACCCGCGGCGCTATCAGCCGGCCCACGCGGAACTGGATGTGATGGCCGGTGACGTTCGCGTCCGTCTCCGCTCCCCGGATGGCACGCCGATATCGACGACTATCGTCGAACGGTGA